The genomic DNA tctTTGTTCgttttatacgatttttttaatcgTATATTAGACTATTCCCATCAATAATGCACTGTTTAATTATATGAATGACAGATAATGACCAGTCAATAGCCCTCATTCGCAACGAATCCGTGATGACATTTTTTGCAGCCACTTGGACTTGTATCGAAATAAGAACCAGGTTTAATGAAACGAGATCAgtaatttgtgttttttttgtgCAATTGTGGATTAACATTGAGCGCTTGAGTATTATGTCATTTCTAATCGAAGATACGTGTACAAAAATAACgtgttaaataaattaacaaatcgTTGGGCGTATTTAGCTGATCGAGTAATTTACTAATGGCTCTGAAATAGACACATTTTCATTTCTAAAAGACTAATTTAATTAGTTTGGTTGAAATAGTAAGTTTACATAATTGTTTTTGATAATTTGTAGCATTTTCGAGTGctacgatttttaaaatattcataatggTCGAAGTCTTCTTTAAATTCAGCCGTTACAATTGTGTCCGTCTGGGATTAGATTGTGTGCAGGAATGAATTGATTATGAAGTGAATCGATATATCTGTGCGACACTGATTTAAAACGACCCTTATGGATACATCGTTGTTtgttacatacatgtatatgtgtataaaatataactatatttgtatttagtatattattaCCATCACTAATCTCGATTATGCACAGTTCCACTTTAACATGCACTTAATTACATTACAAACTGGTTGTTATCGTTTTGAGTATCAGAGAATCCTATAGCTTATTATATATTCGATGATATGTTGCTAATTACCGGTTAAATGATTGACGCGAAAATAAATGGTTATCgagtaatatttttcgtactaaaCATTTTGAATACGTAACATGATTTCAGTAagcatttgtaaattttattgttccAGATCAGAATCTCGACGAGTCACAAAAGGAGGTTTGACGGAAGACTGTACTTTTGGATCTCAATATATTCGTGAAATctcatattaataaatcatcatcatGACTACACCTTGCACTCGTTTTTCCGACAACTATGAACTCAAGGAGGAATTGGGGAAGGGAGCGTTCTCCGTCGTTAGAAGAAGTGTGCAGAAGTCCACCGGATTAGAGTTTGCTGCAAAAATTATCAACACCAGAAAACTCTCCCAACGCGACTTTGCAAAACTCGAAAGGGAAGCAAGAATATGCCGCAAACTGCAACACCCAAACATAGTCCGTCTCCACGATTCCATTCAAGAAGAGCACTACCATTATTTAGTGTTCGATCTAGTCACCGGTGGGGAACTCTTTGAAGACATTGTCGCCAGAGAATTCTACTCTGAGTCTGATGCTTCGCATTGTATTCAGCAAATTTTGGAATCCGTGCATCATTGCCATCATTACGGCGTTGTTCATCGCGATCTGAaacctgagaatttactgctagcgagcaaagccaagggagctgctgtaaaattagctgatttcggtttggcaatcgaagttcagggtgatcagcaagcctggTTTGGCTTTGCTGGAACTCCTGGCTATCTATCGCCAGAGGTTCTCAAGAAGGAACCGTACGGAAAGCCAGTAGATAtatgggcttgcggagtaattttatatattttacttgtcggctatcctcctttttgggatgaggagcaacatagATTGTACAACCAAATAAAAGCCGGCGCTTACGAGTATCCATCGCCCGAATGGGACACTGTCACTCCGGAGGCGAAAAGCCTCATCAATCAGATGCTCACCGTGAGTCCTAACAAACGAATTACTGCATCCGAGGCTCTCAAACACCCATGGATCTGCCATCGGGAGAGGGTTGCTTCAGTCATGCACCGCCAGGAGACCGTGGACTGCCTCAAGAAATTCAATGCTCGTCGTAAGTTGAAAGGCGCCATTCTCACCACCATGTTGGCCACCCGTAATTTCTCCGGCCGCTCAATGATAGCCAAGAAAGGTGATGGCTCCCAGGTGAAAGAGTCCACCGATAGCAGCACCACTATCGAGGACGACGATGTCGACAAGGATAAAAAAGCTGGAGTCGATCGTTCGTGCACTGTTATCTCTAAAGAACACGACGATGAAATGGCTCTGAGTAAGGCTGACTCGTTTGGCAAGAACACTCGCTCAGCAGAAGGCAACTCGGCTCAATCGGCACGACGACAGGAGATCATCAAAATCACGGAACAACTCATAGATGCGATCAACAACGGGGATTTCGAAACATATGCTAAAATTTGTGACCCTCACATTACAGCGTTCGAGCCCGAAGCTCTGGGCAATCTGGTCGAAGGCATGGATTTCCACAAGTTCTACTTGGAGAATGTGCCCGGCAAGACCGCCAAGCCGATGAACACTACAATCTTGAATCCACACGTCCACTTGTTGGGTGAGGAAGCTGCGTGCATTGCATATGTGCGGTTGACGCAGTTCCTCGACGAGCACGGTCACCCCCACACCACTCAGACGCAGGAGACGCGCGTATGGCATAAACGTCAGGCCAAGTGGACCTCGGTCCATTTTCACCGCTCCTAATTCCCCCTCCTCTCACCTCCTATTGGACCGTTAGACTATCTTATTTATTCACCATGATACGGACAGGTTTCCATATTAGTCGACACACACCCACATATATTGTGTAGAATTGTGGATAAATTTAGAGAATGTCTGGTGTGAAATCATATCAAACCGATAGTCAGTGTCGAAAGCCTTCATTTGGAAACTCAGCTGAATACATTGCATCCTGTATGGTGAAAACTGATCCTGAtactttttatgattatatttattaaaatcaatatatttcgcACTCAAATCAAATGCACCTTTGGCTTTAGCGTGCTCAAACTCCTTTTTTGTAATACAGCAGCTGACAGCTCTGTCGCTGTGTTCCATGATCTTTGACtaatttatacacacatatatatatatatatatatatatatatatatatatatatatatataatatatatatatatatatatatatatatatatatatatatatatatatatatatatatatatattcatatttatacattattatgtatataatgtgtttgcgtgtgtgtgtatatgttaatatatatatatatatatatatatatatatatatatatatatatatatatatatatatatatatatatatatatatatataaatagtatttttaatgtaatacagATCTCTATCTAATATTTATTCGATGATGGTAGAAACCTACAGCCATGACTtaggtttaattaaaattcattatttatttgtttaaaaactaTCATCACCTCATACAGAACTGATTGACAATTAGAAATTTTTTAGGTCGCCTTTATACTCTTATGATTTAAGCATTAGTAATTTATTACCGCTTATATTTTGTACAGTTACTTTTTTTGAGATTTTCGTTTTcatgttttcttttattatttcgatttttgtagttttaattattcgggCTTTTCATCCGtcgctaatatttatataacatgaAGTGCTTTATTGGTATTGTGTATAAAGTCAGTTTTTACAGAATCCAGTActgaatattatacaattttacataatctaaaaaaaaatgcattctgaAGTTTTTGAATATCATTTTCAGAGTTTATACATTATATTGGAATAGTAGATTTGTCACTTTGCCTTTTGCAGGTGTATGCTTTTTGCAGTTAAGATGATCTGatttttatactatacatacatatttatatagttgTTCTGATGCTTCATAGTTTATATTGACATATTATTGTGAGGtttttttcttgtttgtttTCTTGTGTGGTTAATAGTGATGATGTTGAAATTTTTCCCCCCTCGTTTTATGAATAATCGAAGTTACGGTCAACGAATGCCGAGCAAGTTTGGCTCACATGACCTGGAGGTACAACTATCAAGCTCAATATAGGACACAACTGaaaccattttattatttatttatttgcagtgGCGCTTCAGTTGTCACTTTTTTCTAGATAGAAATACTTTAAGCAcattctttattaaaaaaaaaaaaaaaacaatttgtcTCTCTTTACATGTTATCTATAAATGTTTTTTGTCGTGCTTAAATTGTACACAAGGTGTTCTTAATCATGTTTTACTCTGTggattgttattaaataaatagctcttaaggattattattatatattattaacaaGTGATAATATGCAGTTATTGGCACTACGCACGTATACACACTACCAAGTGTCAACTTCGAGGAGGCATCTCCTCTAATCTGGATATATGTATTCTGCTTTGGACCTTGGCGTGTTTGTACTTCGATATCACCCTGCCTGTTGGGGATTTTTCAAGTTTATTTGGGAATATTACGACACGCATTCAACAGTATTCTAAGTCTAATTAATGATTTACTTGCCAAAAGAATCAAATAATCtattttaaaagtattattatattgaactGTTATTTGTATATGTTATTTGTGCCATGCAGATTTAGTGCCAATAGCTGTATGGGttgtcttaaaaaaaaaaaaaactgtctagTCTTTATTATTATGGCTATGTGAAGTGGATTTAGAGTTTAAGTATTaatcctttttttgtatttttcagaTCTTTacctaatattaatatatataatatttataaaaaatgatgataatgatgatgatgatgatgatgtgctGGTGACTGCAGGGTTTAAGAGTTGTAGCTCTAGTGTGAGTGCGGTAACATCCGCGTGCCGGGAATCTCGGCAAGTCATCAAACgtttgctttttattatcatatatgtaaaaccaaaaaattgtttattgagTCCTCGCCCTTAGGCCTAAATTTTTGGTCCGCAACTCAAAATCTTTTCAAATCGACACACTCGACTTTGTGTGAAAAATggttttttgaatataaaaaaagtgtaatttgtttatattatta from Arctopsyche grandis isolate Sample6627 chromosome 1, ASM5162203v2, whole genome shotgun sequence includes the following:
- the CaMKII gene encoding calcium/calmodulin-dependent protein kinase II, with protein sequence MTTPCTRFSDNYELKEELGKGAFSVVRRSVQKSTGLEFAAKIINTRKLSQRDFAKLEREARICRKLQHPNIVRLHDSIQEEHYHYLVFDLVTGGELFEDIVAREFYSESDASHCIQQILESVHHCHHYGVVHRDLKPENLLLASKAKGAAVKLADFGLAIEVQGDQQAWFGFAGTPGYLSPEVLKKEPYGKPVDIWACGVILYILLVGYPPFWDEEQHRLYNQIKAGAYEYPSPEWDTVTPEAKSLINQMLTVSPNKRITASEALKHPWICHRERVASVMHRQETVDCLKKFNARRKLKGAILTTMLATRNFSGRSMIAKKGDGSQVKESTDSSTTIEDDDVDKDKKAGVDRSCTVISKEHDDEMALSKADSFGKNTRSAEGNSAQSARRQEIIKITEQLIDAINNGDFETYAKICDPHITAFEPEALGNLVEGMDFHKFYLENVPGKTAKPMNTTILNPHVHLLGEEAACIAYVRLTQFLDEHGHPHTTQTQETRVWHKRQAKWTSVHFHRS